In Verrucomicrobiota bacterium, the genomic window CGCTCGAGCTTCTCCGGCGGGATGCCCTGTCCCTCGTCCTTCACTTCGAGCACCACCTCGCCGGTGTTGCGGACGAGCTTGATGCGGGCGCTGGGGCTGCCGGAATGGCGCGTGATGTTGTTCATGCTCTCCTGCACGATGCGAAAGAGCGTGGTCTCGATGTCGTTGGGCAGTCGGTCGAGCTTTTCCGGGACGTCCACGGTCACCTGGATGTTCGCGCGCTGCTGGACGCCGTTGGCGAACCATTGGACTGCGGGGCCGAGGCCGGCCTCCTCGAGCATCGGCGGGTGCAGGAGGTAGCTGAGCGTGCGGATTTCCTGCTGGCACGCGCTCGTCAGCGCGACACTGTCGGCGAGGAGGTCCGCGGCCTTGGGCGCGAGGTCGGGCGCGAGGGTTTCGATCCGCGAGAGGTTCATGCTCACGGCCGCGAGGCTTTGCGCCGTGGTGTCGTGAAGCTCGCGCGCGATGCGCCGGCGCTCGTCGTCCTGCGCGGTGAGCAGGTGGGTGGAAAGCTGGCGCAGAGCGGCCTCGGCGTTCTCGCGATCGGTGATCTCGGCCTTCAGCTCCGCGTTGGCGCGGGCGAGTTCGTTCGAGTGGTCGCGGATTTGATTCTCCAGCTTCTCGTGCATCTCCTGGAACTTGTCCTCCTCCTGCCGCCGCACCATCGCAATCGTGGCGACGACCCAGACGGCGACGAGGCTGATCATGCGGTTGCCAAACTCGAAGCCGCGCTCCTCGGGCACCGGCAGGCTGCGATAGCCGAGCACGATGAGCAGCGTGGCGGCATTCGCGATGAACAGCGTGTGCCAGCGTCTCGGCGCCCACATCGTCAGCAGA contains:
- a CDS encoding sensor histidine kinase, whose product is MVDTKLPIRNWAVIAAGVLTVAVFLVDRRKSPGLAVSLFYLAPILLTMWAPRRWHTLFIANAATLLIVLGYRSLPVPEERGFEFGNRMISLVAVWVVATIAMVRRQEEDKFQEMHEKLENQIRDHSNELARANAELKAEITDRENAEAALRQLSTHLLTAQDDERRRIARELHDTTAQSLAAVSMNLSRIETLAPDLAPKAADLLADSVALTSACQQEIRTLSYLLHPPMLEEAGLGPAVQWFANGVQQRANIQVTVDVPEKLDRLPNDIETTLFRIVQESMNNITRHSGSPSARIKLVRNTGEVVLEVKDEGQGIPPEKLERVNGNISGLGVGIAGIWERVRQFGGDLDITSNSRGTTVTVVLPLEGEVK